A region of the Cannabis sativa cultivar Pink pepper isolate KNU-18-1 chromosome 3, ASM2916894v1, whole genome shotgun sequence genome:
GATATATCCAACCCAACAAACAATGGTGGCGACTAAGCAAAGAGATGATCATAAAGAGGAAagggataattttttttttagaaaaagaagAATTGCTTTATCTTCAAGAAATTCACTAAtacataaatatgtatatatatgtacgtGTTTATTTAAATTCATAATGTCATTATTCATGTGGTGAAGCAGTTTGCAGGGGTAGAACTAAAAGCTGGAGATTCAAGAATTTTGAGgaattaaaagtttaaattaaaaattaatatacgaGTCTTGACTCTTTAGCTGTAGACAAATTATTAAGAACACTAATAAGACATGTCGCCTCTTGGAGTGAAGTTGTACATTGAAGATGACCATGTACGTAATTCATTTTCAAGCTATAATTAATCATATATCTCATATTAGTtagtattaattatattatatgtctcttaattaattatgattttgtTGACTAAGTGCAGGTGATGATGGATAATGGGATAGTACAAATTACATTGTCAAACCCAGATGGAATCGTTACTGGAATACGATATAATGGCATAGACAACTTGCTTGAAGTTCGTAATGAAGAATCCAATAGAGGGTATAACATAAAATTGTGTCAAATTTATCAACAATATTATTTGctattttcaaaatgtatatgtacatttcattttcttatttatatttacttagttatatttttttattgatttattatttacGTGTATTTGTATAGGTACTGGGACATGGTCTGGAACTCACCAACCACTGGTATCACAACTGGAATATTTGATGTGTATGTTATCTCTATTTTTATTTACCCTCTTTCTTAATCAACCATAAGGTCCATAACCATATACTCTTCTTACTCGCATAAATTAGTAACAGTTTAATTACTtcagtgcagccattttttacCTCACAAAAAATTGCACCTTTTCTTTTGCGTATTTGATAATGATAGAGAATAGTAATCACAGACTTAATTCGCTTTCCTGTTAAAACTCCTCTAACCTttatttatatttctaattATGTACCACTTTCTTTACCTTTTACTTCTTATTTATAAAAGTATAGAGAGTCAGAGTTCCTTGATAgtctcatattatatatatgtgaaaattTAATACGCATTATAACTCATGCATTACATTGCTTCTATTTAATCTTTTATCTGCCACCATTTTTTAACACAACTCATTTTCTTTTCAGGttcttattattttgttaaatactcAATTGTgcctcatatatatatttgtttaatgtAACTAATAAAATGTTACAGAAtaaattattatgaaaaaaataatttcactgTGATATTTGTATTAATATTAAGACTGAATACTATTAGtgcatatattattttaaactcaTCTCCACTAGACTAATAGTGTCACATATAACTCAACTCAATTATATTTTGCATTATATATGCACAGGATAAAGGGGACGAGTTTGAGTGTAATTGTAGAAAATGAGGAACAAGTGGAAATTTCCTTTACAAGAACGTGGGATTCGTCAATGCAGGGCAAGTTTGCGCCCTTAAATATTGACAAGAGGTCTCTAATTTTAATTTCACTTGGATTAATTACACAATTTCTATTGAATATTGGATGATTTTTATaaattactttttaattatGTATAGGTTCATACTGCTTCGAGGTTCATCCGGATTTTACACCTATGCCATTTACGAACACTCAAAGGAATGGCCAGGTTTCAATCTTGGAGAAACAAGAGTTGCATTTAAGCTCAGAAAAGACAAGTAAGCTCACTTCACCTCACCTTTCTTAGTTACTTCCTTTCttaaatatgtaaataaattgtcaaaagaaaatgttattttaaaaataaaaataaagtagagTATTTAATGGTGACACAAtattattcaatattttttttttagctaattaggatttttgttcataaattttgacatgtaccaaataaTACCCGTGAAATTTTCAAGCTGTTAAAAATTCCTCTTgaattattgaaattgttaaatttaaagacttctgtccatttttatttaattttgctaTTGTGGTAATTGtccatgtattaaattatacccctcaaactttaatatctactaaatcataCCCCTCTAAACCTTAATATGTATCAAATTGTACTCTAAATTTTCATTCACATCGGATTTTCTTtagtaaaattagacaaaaattcttaaattcaataattcaaaaaaaattgttaacgACCTGAAAAATTTAGGAGCATAATTTGAgataaaaatccaaattaacctttttttttgtttgactaTGACTACGAACAAGCAGGTTTCACTACATGGCAGTAGCAGACAAGAGGCAAAGAAGCATGCCCTTACCTGATGACAGGTTACCCCCTAGAGGTCAAGCCTTAGCATATCCTGAGGCTGTTTTGCTTCTCAATCCTATTGAGCCTGAATTAAAGGGAGaggtcaataattttttttatttaattattatatttgttactTCAAATTAGTTAGTTAAATTTGTGTAAATAAATATGTTTAGGTTGATGACAAGTATCAGTATTCATGTGAGAACAAGGATATCAAGGTCCATGGATGGATCTCAAAGGAGCCTAGTGTGGGCTTTTGGTTAATCACACCCAGTCATGAGTACCGGTCTGGTGGGCCCCTTAAACAAAACCTCACTTCTCATGTCGGCCCAACTGCTCTTGCGGTATGATTATTTaaagggctatttacaaaaatatgggaaaataaagataagttttgatatatatggcataaaaacttaattacactaaatatgatatttttttaaaaaacttacaaatatgggaaaaagtcttgagtaatgccataaaaaacttaaaatttgtgtttctttttatttattttttctttttttaaaaaataaaatactaaaataaataaaaaatgatctcaactatagatattattttttttttacagaaattaaacttgtttttttttattatttaaactactattttttttctttgtttttttgttaagaactaattatttcattaaaagcaacagaaaaaaaaaaaccagtttcatcaacatcatcctaaagaaaaaacaatataaaaaattataatctaaagataatataaactttaaaaatcaatttcatcaacattgaaagaaactattaatttcattaaaagaataaaaaaaaataatttcattatgttattagaattttttttcaagttacttttttattattttgtttctaggttggaaacttacacttatattttgttattaaattattggtaggcattatgtgttgttttgattatatttgtgattagtatttttttttttttttgtatatttgtgtgtgtatgtttttatttgattgtctgatgaaactgatttcaattaactttattattaacatttgtattttgttatgattttttataacgtcaaaactggtttcacatgtcgaaactggtttcacatgttttaactattctgtaatggggttgctcaatttttatgatattattatatattttttcgtttgtataaaaccagttttattattgtatgatatttgaacaacaatttttattttattttaattaatcagtttctgacatacatattattttattattttcataactggtttttttaagtaattaatttttttttattgttgttcataattgagttttattcaattttttattaatttatctcaagaaactggtttttatttgtttgtttttattttggttgttttactaactggtttctcacatttcactgttttttttttttgttattcttttatggtttttattgcacttttgtctctttagttttctttgtttcttttttttctctttgattttaatttgtgattctctttgttatatttgctgcatattgtatgtttaaattaactctaatttttgagcaagcaaataaaaaattaaatgccaaaataaagaatgaagttagaagtttgattattaggtattgatataaattttatatgttcgaaactggtttttaaatttagtatcgttaatttgtaaaagtttagttattaggcattgtgtattttttattatgttattgttgaaactatttttttttttttgcatcttttaatgaaataattcgtttattttaatattgatgaaactggtttttaaagttagtatcgtctttagattgtaatttttttcattatcttgttgatgaaactattttttgtattctttaaatgaaattattagtttctttcaatgttgatgaaactagtttttaaagtttggattctttttagattatgattttttatatattttttttttcaggatgatactgatgaaactggtttttttttcctgctgtttttaatggaataattagtttttaacaaaaaaaaaaacgaatagtagtttaaataaaaaaaacaagtttaatttttgtaaaaaaaaaaatgaaatataaaaatgtacacttattatatatattaagagaaaaaaattaggttgagaaaaaaattgaaaaaaaaaagagagacacaaagagaaattaggaaaaaaaaatacagagagataagcgaaagaaagaaaaaaaaagtagcaactgacttaaaagttgaaaagaaaaaagagagccaaaattgactaaaaaatatataaaaaagacaaaaaaaaaaaaactttttgaagtttcaataagtaaaaaagaaaaaaaaaattaataaaagtataaaagtaaaatgttcttgtcaaattaaaaatgtaatgtttgaaaaaaaatgtagtatttggtgtaaatttttcaaataaaaagaaaccctaaaatgtaagtgtaaaataaattaaaaaaataaataaaactaattaagctaaaaacaaaaacataaaatatgggattggataataagtttataaaaatatggcatatcaaataccataaaaaacttaaatgtgaaaaaatgccatagaaaagtggcaaacctaaaaatgccatatttttctaactttgttatgaaatcccatatttcatgtaattttcacttaTTTAAaccaaatttctattttttttaactttttttttttttactgggatagaatttttttaaaaaatactgtgtaaattttatattgtgtaCTGTTAtgtttttactattattttaggGTTATTTTGTAGTTgttcaattattgtttttagTTAAACTGTTTTatattttactgttgttttataaaaatataatatttttgaaaaaatatctatatgacaacaattttttaaaagttaacccaaattctaatatttttgaGTTTccctattattataatttattccTGTCTTCTTTTAATCAGCAATTTGTGTACATCAATTACATGATTCAGTAACAGATTTATACATTGTAGACATATTTACTTAGAAAATTGCTAAGAGTTACCTAATAGGAAAAACAGTTTGGAATTAGTCCTTTTGCTAACTCATATAAGTCatatgtaaaaatgtaaatgatAAATTTAGACAATTGATGTAATGAAAGacaggtcctatttgtactacataaaatatatttagtttatGTTAATGTTAGTGAAATGAAGATtaattatcttaattaatattatgtgaTAAGGTGTTTCTGAGTGCTCATTATACCGGAGATGATTTAGTGCCAAAATATGATGAAGGCGAGCAGTGGAAGAAGGTTTTCGGCCCTGTTTTTATCTATGTCAACTCTTTATTTGATGGAAACGACCGACTTCAATTATGGGAGGACGCTAAAATACAGGTTCAATCATTCTCACTACTTTACCCCTTTCTTAATAGTTACATTAATATTTTCAACTACTTAAACTTGTTATTTAAACACATGCAGTTAATGATCGAAGAGCAGAGTTGGCCTTATAGTTTCCCAGCTTCAGAAGATTACCCCAAGTCAGAACAACGTGGTTATGTTAGTGGAAGACTACTTGTCAAAGACAGGTATAACAATaatcatattaaataaaattatgtttttgaaatatatttatgtCTATTTTTTGTTTAAATTCTATATACGTAAAATGTGTGTAGGTATATTAACAGTGATTACATTTCTGCCAATGGTGCATATGTGGGATTGGCTCCACCAGGAGAGGTTGGATCGTGGCAACGAGAATGCAAGGTGACTAACTGTCGGTACTagtgattttattaaataatcaagtaatGATTTTATATCATATTTATAAACTAATCAAGTTAACTTTATGATTAATCAGGATTACCAATTTTGGAGCAGAGCAGATGAAAATGGCTACTTCTCCATCGATTATGTTCGTGAAGGCGACTATAATCTATACGCATGGGTCCCTGGTTTCATTGGGGATTATCGTTATGATATCGTCCTTACCATAACTTCTGGtaaataaatatagatataAAAGAACTGATTCTATTCACTAATGTTAGGAGAATATAAAATCACATAGAATAGAGAATGTAGGGTATGTTAAGACTAATAGTTTCATAGAAGCTCATAAAGAGAAGAGGTTCAGTTGTTTAATTTGATTTGGTTTGGGACACAATGCAATGCAGGTTCATATGTTGAGATGGGGGATCTAGTCTATGAGCCTCCAAGAAATGGACCAACATTGTGGGAAATTGGCATTCCTGATCGTTCTGCTGCAGAATTCTATGTCCCAGAACCCAATCCAAATTTTGTCAACAAACTTTATGTCAATCATCCTGATAAGTAAATAATTCAGCAtaactatgttttttttttctttcactaGAGAATTTTGGACTAGTTATGCTTATTTTAAATGAATTTGGATGCAGGTTTAGACAATATGGACTTTGGGAAAGATATGCTGAACTTTATCCTGATAATGATTTGGTTTACACTGTTGGTGAAAGTGACTACACCAAAGATTGGTTTTTTGCTCAAGTTACTAGGTGCAATACTAAATATTCTTCcactttttttttagtttggaTTACATATTGATGTTTCACTTTTTACTCATGAAtaattttcattgaaacaaTTATCTGCTTTTTGTTTTTGGTCTCCTAATAATATATAGGAAGAAAGAAGGTACTAAAGCATCATATCAAGGAACTACTTGGCAAATCCAATTCAAGCTTGATGAAGTGGACAAGAGCACCAACTATACACTAAGAATAGCATTGGCATCAGCTACTTTTTCTGAATTACAGGTATGTATAAATCTCCTAGTAAAGAGTTCTTACTAGTTATTTATTAAGTAGAATTTAGCATATACAAATAAAGGAACTAACATGTGTGAGTGTtttaatgttatatatatatatataggttcgAGTAAATGATCCAAAGGTGGGAAATGCTCCTCTGTTCACAAGTGGATTAATAGGAAGAGACAATTCAATAGCCAGACATGGAATCCACGGCCTTTACTGGCTCTACAATGTGAGTGTACCAACAACTAGGCTTGTTCAAGGAGATAATACAATCTTTTTAACACAACCAAGAAGCACAAGTCCATTTCAGggaattatgtatgattataTACGCCTAGAAGGACCCCCTTCTTCTCCATCTCCAACTTCATAATAAAACCTCTCTTGTTTTGTACTTTCTTTTGTTATATAGCTTGTACGagttctttttatttatattgaaaTCTTTCATTCCAAGTaaagtcattttttttctttcaagctGTGGTTGTACTGTTGTAGAAATCATGTTAAATTTTGAAGTAAATTGTCGTATAAATACTTAATATTTCAGATTTTATTAACTTAAATactctatatattattttttaaggcaaaaatacttaatgttacaattttttttacaactaTTACTACCACTTctgttaactcataaatatggacacATGGAGGGTCTAGAtgtattacatttattttttttaattttaaaacttaatattcttaatatcagaAACTGAATGCTACTTGTTTTCTTAAGTTCTCATAATAATGTACTGGTTCACTCAGTTATGTTAATTTAGTTTTGCATCTCTTTTATTTATCATTGGatatttttcttccaaaaataaagataaagtatttaaatgtataaaatgcaatttaccctaaatttttttacacatatagtccttccaatttaaaattttaagtttaggCCTAtcaaagtttattttatttaagtggGAAAAGAAATTGTGTTAAGTGTTAAACTGATGGCAAGCGGCTTCTCGTTACATCAGTGACTaataaaagttttgattttatttttgtttgtttcGTTTAAATTTTACTTGAAAATGGTCACCACTAGAGACAGATAAACGTACAAATACCCACAAAACAAGAACACACCTCAAATCCGCCGGCTAAAGTTTCTTTTGGACAGTTTGTGTGCGTGTCTATGTATCCAAACTTCACATATAATATCgcatataatatacataatCTCAAACATAGTTCATTCCGCGAGCTAGCTAAGTAACTAATCATAACAAAAAACCGTGATCACATTATCAATTATTCTCTGTTGTGAGATCAAAATATGGAAATCCTGAGCAGATTCAGTAGTAGCAGTAGTAGTAATCAATCTTCATCAAATAAGAAGAAGGTGGTTATGGGTGGTGGTACAGCAGATCATCAATCTCGACGTAATAAAGCCCAAATAGCAGAGCCTGTACCGGACCTCACTGATTTCATGAACGATATGTTTTTTGGTACCATAAAAACTACTACTAGTACTGATCATAATCATCATAACATTGTTTATAACTTGACGGGTACTACTACTACTGATACCGTTATTGTAACGGATcaggaaaaggaaaaagaagaaaacaaattggTAAGAAGAAGGGAAGAGTTTAGCTCAaggagtagtagtagtagtagtagtaagtTGACACAGGATTGGCTTGACGAGGCTAGGCGCTTGGTGGCTTCTTCTCCTTCTCGCAGTACCTCTCCCTCTCGCCTTGTTGGCTCCCCGAGGTTCGCAGCTGCCGCGGCTCAAGGATCGCCCGCCTCGGCCTCCTCTCTTGATAGAAGAGATCCACTCTCTAGGTCTGCTAGAAGGTATATAACATTAACATCTATTCATTTATTTTCTAAGTATGCTACAAGGTATGCAATTTACTACCACTTGTTTTCATCATGcaattcaacttttttttaatcagTAAATTAAATCTCATGTGTTGCTCATCCATCACTTTTACTTAATTAACATATTGTAATATACTAATAATCATTTGTTATgtttcataaataaaaataatgctaAAGAATGGCAATA
Encoded here:
- the LOC115709701 gene encoding rhamnogalacturonate lyase B, yielding MSPLGVKLYIEDDHVMMDNGIVQITLSNPDGIVTGIRYNGIDNLLEVRNEESNRGYWDMVWNSPTTGITTGIFDVIKGTSLSVIVENEEQVEISFTRTWDSSMQGKFAPLNIDKRFILLRGSSGFYTYAIYEHSKEWPGFNLGETRVAFKLRKDKFHYMAVADKRQRSMPLPDDRLPPRGQALAYPEAVLLLNPIEPELKGEVDDKYQYSCENKDIKVHGWISKEPSVGFWLITPSHEYRSGGPLKQNLTSHVGPTALAVFLSAHYTGDDLVPKYDEGEQWKKVFGPVFIYVNSLFDGNDRLQLWEDAKIQLMIEEQSWPYSFPASEDYPKSEQRGYVSGRLLVKDRYINSDYISANGAYVGLAPPGEVGSWQRECKDYQFWSRADENGYFSIDYVREGDYNLYAWVPGFIGDYRYDIVLTITSGSYVEMGDLVYEPPRNGPTLWEIGIPDRSAAEFYVPEPNPNFVNKLYVNHPDKFRQYGLWERYAELYPDNDLVYTVGESDYTKDWFFAQVTRKKEGTKASYQGTTWQIQFKLDEVDKSTNYTLRIALASATFSELQVRVNDPKVGNAPLFTSGLIGRDNSIARHGIHGLYWLYNVSVPTTRLVQGDNTIFLTQPRSTSPFQGIMYDYIRLEGPPSSPSPTS